Genomic segment of uncultured Tolumonas sp.:
CACCCAGCGATTTCCATTTATTAACGATATGGCAAAACAACTCTGCTGTTCGTTCTGTATCGTACAAAGCAGAGTGTGCTTCACTATTATCAAACGGAATTGCAGCGGTCTGACATGCTTTAGCCAGCACAGTCTGACCTAATGCCAGACCAGCCAGAGTTGCCGTGTCGAAAGTTGCAAACGGATGGAATGGATTGCGTTTCAGTGATGCACGCTCAGACGCTGCCATCAGAAAGTTATGATCAAACGCCGCATTATGCGCAACCACGATAGCGCGGTTGCAACCTGCAGCTTTCATTCCTTTACGGATAACTTTGAATATCTCATGCAACGCATCGTATTCACTCACTGCACCGCGTAACGGATTAAAGGGATCTATGCCGTTAAAATCAATCGCGGCTTTTTCAATGTTAGCCCCTTCAAAAGGGTCAACATGGAAATGAACGGTCTGGTCGAGTGTCAACCAGCCGTCTTGATCCATCTGTAATGTTGTTGCGGCAATTTCCAGCAATGCATCCGTTTTCGGGTTAAACCCGGCAGTTTCTACATCGATCACAACCGGGTAATAACCACGAAAGCGTTCTTTCAAGCACATAAACAGATACCAACTCAGAATTAATTATAATTTTTACGGTTCGATGATGTCTTGGGTGCTCATCAGACCCAATTTTTCAAATAAACCAAACAGCAGGCTCACTACGATTGCCAGCAATGTTGCTAATGCCATCCCTTTCAGCGAGACAGTACCGACTTCAACGTGCGCACCAGATAAACCAACGGTCAGCACGATAGAGGTCAGGATCAGGTTTTTCGGTTTGCTGTAATCGACTTTAGATTCCACCAGCATACGTACACCTGACGCAGCAATTACCCCGAACAACAGCAAAGAAACACCGCCCATGACAGGCACAGGAATACTACCGATTACCGCAGTAAATTTACCCATAAATGCCATCGCAATCGAGATCACTGCCGCGCCGCCGATAACCCAAACGCTGTAGACGCGAGTGATCGCCATGACACCGATGTTTTCACCGTAAGTGGTGGTCGGTACAGAACCAAAGAAACCGGACAGGGTAGTTGATACACCATCGCCCATCAAAGAACGGTGCATGCCTGGGTCTTTTCGCAAGTTTTTGCCGATAATTTTTTCAGTCACAATAAAGTGGCCAATATGTTCAGCAATAACCACAAAAGCGGCTGGAATAACAGTAATGATGGCGCCCCAGTTTAATTCTGGTGCGTAAAATGTCGGCATAGAAAATACAGCTGCCGTATTAACCGCATCAAATTTGACCATTCCCATCGACAGTGCCAGTAAATAACCGGCCACGATTGCGATCAGAATTGGAATAACGCCCAGGAAACCACGGAATAAAACAGAACCAAAAACCACGACACCAAAAGTAAACATGGAAACGGTAACAGTATTGGCATCCAAAGTTTTTGCAGTTAAACCAGCCATATCGGCGGCAACAGGCGCCAGTTCCAAACCGATAATTGCAACGATCGCGCCCATGGCAGCAGGTGGAAATACCACTTCAATCCAGCGGTGACCAAATGCTTTAATGATCAGGGCGACAGTAATGAAAATCAGGCCGGAAGCGATGAATCCGCCTAATGCAGCGTTATAGCTAGCACTACTCATCACGGCAAAAACAGGTGATAAAAACGCGAAGCTAGAACCTAAATAAGCCGGAACTTTACCCTGACACAATGCCAGATAAATCAAAGTACCAATACCGTTAAATAACAGCACCGTACCCGGATCAATTTTGAATAACATCGGAACCAGCACAGATGCGCCAAACATGGCAAATAAATGCTGCAGACTTAACGGGATCGCTTGTAGTAGCGGCGGACGTTCATCAACCTGAATAATCTGTGTGCGCACAGACGCCTCCTTTCATTGAGAGATGCAATAATTAAATCCAAAAAATCGGAGTATTATCGCAAAAACGGGCTTTCATTTATATGGGATTCAGCAGAAATAGCTGAGCTAATAATAGTTACTAAAGATTGGGGGAATATGGCCGATAGAGGGATAAGGCAGAGGAGGTGGCACAGTGAAATACTGGATTGGAATTTTGGGATCTTTGTTTATCCCTATCAGTCAGGCGGGTGTGCTGGAATATGGCGCGTCACTCGATCAGTCTGTCTGGAAAATGACCACGGACACACCTCTGGAATGTCGGTTGGAACATATCATCCCCGGTTGGGGAAAAGGGGCTTTTGTCAGCCATGCTGGTAAAAATACCAATATGGACTTTGAGTTAAAGCCGTTGCGGCCTCAAGCTCGAATTCAAACAGTGACTGTTCGCTCAATGCCGCCGTCTTGGCACCCCGGTGTGGCAGAAAGCGGTATATCCAGAGTGAAGTTTTATAAACAATTTGATGGCTTAGTAAATGGGCAAGCTGCATGGACCATGCTGGATGAACTGGAAGGCGGATATACACCGTCGTTTCTATTCAGAGATTGGTATCACCAAAATCAGCCAATCACCGTATCTGTCTCTGCGGTCGGATTTCGCAGCACCTATCAGAATTTTCTGGGTTGCATGCAATCGTTACTGCCTTATACCTTTGAAGATATTGCATTCACTATTCTCAATTATGAGAAAAACAGTGATGAATTAACACCGTATTCGAAACGCCGCTTGGCCATGATCAGTGATTATCTGAAGGCCGACCCACAAATTGATCTGGCGTTAGTGGATGCCTATACCGACAGTATGGGGTCTAAATGGCCGAATCAGCAGTTATCAGAAAAACGAGCCAACAGCGTGAAGAAATTTTTCACTGGGCTTGGGGTTGATGAGAAACGTGTGAAGATAGAAGGGCATGGTGAAAAACAACATGTTGCCACAAATGAAACAGAACGTGGTCGAGAAGTTAACCGACGTGTTGTGATCTCCATGCAGCGTTGGACACCACCAGAATTTAATATGGAAAAAACGGCCTCACGATGAGGCCGTTTTTATATGACTCAGTTGCCTAAACCCTTACCAGCGTCTTTTTTACTGATAAGTTCAATTTTGTAACCATCGGGATCTTCAACAAAGGCAATCACAGTTGTGCCACCTTTGACTGGGCCTGGTTCGCGTGTAATTTTTGCGCCTGCAGCACGTAGTGCTTCACAGGTAGCGTAAATATCTTCCGCTTCCAAAGCCAGGTGACCAAACGCGGTGCCTAACTCATAACTTTCTACACCCCAGTTATAAGTCAGCTCAATCACCGCTTGTTCACTTTCTTCACCGTAACCGACGAAAGCCAAAGAGTATTTGTATTCAGTGTTATCACTCTGACGCAATAATTTCATACCCAATACACTGGTATAAAACTCGATGGAACGTTGTAAATTACCTACGCGTAACATGGTGTGTAAAAGGCGCATAACTTATCCCTATATATTCATTCAGTTTTATCAATATATTCGCATAAATCTTCAATCAGACAAGAGCCGCAACGCGGCTTTCGTGCGATGCAAGTGTAACGACCATGTAAGATCAACCAGTGATGAACGTCCAGTTTAAATTCGGCAGGAACGTGTTTGAGAAGTTTTGCTTCTACTTCATTCACATCTTTGCCTGGCGCAAAACCGGTACGGTTAGCCACACGGAATATGTGCGTATCAACAGCAATCGTTGGCCAGCCAAAAGCCGTATTCAGCACTACATTCGCTGTTTTTCGACCAACACCGGGCAGTGCTTCTAAGGCTGCTCTGTCTTCAGGTACTTCGCCGTTATGTTTTTCCAGCAACATACCGCAGGTCTTAATGATGTTCTCTGCCTTGGCATTATATAAACCGATGGTTTTTATATAATCCTTCAAGCCATCAACACCCAGGTTCAAAATGGCTTGTGGTGTATTCGCAACTGGATACAACTTGGCCATGGCTTTATTGACGCTAACATCGGTTGCTTGAGCTGACAAAATCACGGAAACAAGCAGTTCAAACGGCGAAGAGTATTCCAATTCCGTAGTGGGATGGGGGTTAGTTTCGCGCAAGCGTTCCAAAATCTGACGGCGTTTATCTTTATTCATATCATCAGAATGTGGTTACACGAACACGTTCGATTTGAACTTTCGCTGTGACTTTTTTCCGCGCAAAACGTGCGTTAATGACATTCTTCAACGCAATCATAAAGCCTAAAACCAGAAATGCGCCCGGCGGTAAAATCGCTAATAAGAAAGTATTATCGCTATGATATACATCGATTTTTAATCCGGCAGCCCAACTACCAAACAAGACATCAGCACCAGAAAATAAAGTGCCTTGCCCTAATATCTCACGTACGCAACCGAGTACGGTTAATGAGAAAGTAAACCCCATACCCATCATGAAACCATCAAACGCAGAAGACAGAGGTGGGTTTTGATTAGCAAAGGCTTCTGCCCGGCCAACAACCAAGCAGTTGGTTACGATCAGGGCGATAAAGATACCCAACGATTGATACAGCGCAAACGTGTAAGCATTCATCACTAATTGCAAACAGGTTACTAGTGCGGCGATCAATAAAACATAGACAGGAATACGAATCTCAGTCGGGATCCAACGGCGGAAAATAGAAATAAAGAGATTCGACATCGCCATAATGATCATGGTGGCCAACCCCATCCCCACTGCGTTGGCGGCAGAGGTTGTGATCGCCATGGTAGGGCATAAGCCAAGCACCTGTACCAGCGTCGGGTTATTTTTCCAGAGGCCCTGTTTGGCTATGGAATAGAAGCTGTTTTCATTATCAGCGCTTTTCGGCGCAAGATCATGACACCCTTTTGGTGAATGTTCCATTATTCCGCCTTACAGGCTGGTGCCTGCTCAATTAATTCAGGATGTTGTACCAGTAACAGAACGTTTTTTAATTGTTTAACAACTGCGCGTGGCGTGATGGTTGCCCCGGTAAAACTATCGAATTGGCCACCATCTTTTTTAACTGCCCAACTGCTGTCAGTTTCATTTTGTAGCTTTTTGTGTGTAAAGCTATCTAGCCAATTACCCTTATTACGATCGATTTTATCGCCTAAACCGGGTGTTTCATGATGTTCTAATACTTCGACGCGTTGCACTTCACCATTAACACTGACCCCGGTCAGTAAACGAATTGAGCCGCTATAACCATCTGGGGCGACTGATTCGACGATATACCCACTCACGGTATTACCTTTACGGGCGATATAAACGGGGTGTGGCTTTGCATTACCTAAATAAGGGTTAGTAAGCAAGCGGCAGTCATTTGCTAAAGCATTGTCATAACTGTCAGCGGGTAACATTTTCCCCAATATCTTCTGCTGCATAGATTGCTGTTGGGCCACGATAGCTTCATGCGTACTGTAATCGGTAGCAACGATCAATCCAGTACAAGCTAATGCAAACATACTGAGGCGAAGGCCATTTTTCTGCATAGATTTCAGCATGAATTAGTGTCCATATACACGAGATTGACTGTATTTATCGATCAGTGGCACCAGTATGTTGCATAACAATACTGAAAACGCCACACCATCAGGATAACCACCAAAATGCCGGATCAGGAAAACCAGCCCACCGACCAGTGCACCGAAGATCAAGCGGCCACGTGAGGTGGTGCTGCTGGTTACTGGATCGGTCACAATAAAGAATGCACCCAACATGGTGGCACCACTGAGTAACTCAATTTCTGGCATCACAAAATGGGCCGGAGACAAATAATGAGCGACAGCGCTACAGGCTGCCAGTGTGCCCAGCATTGCGAACGGGGTTTGCCACGGGATCAGGCGGAAAGCAAAAAGCATTACGCCACCGGCCAGAAAACTTAAGTTTATCCAGCGCCAGCCATCATGGCTAATAGCTGAGAAGTGCGGCAATGCGATCGCTGACTCAACTGAATGACCGCGCTGAGTTTCTGTTTTCATGTGATCCAACGGGGTCGCCATGGTGGTGCCATCAACCAGCATTTTTAACTGATAGCTGTTTAAGCCTTCGTTAGTTTTACCTTGAAAAATAACAGCAGCAGTATTAGCTACGGTTAATTGTTGTGCCGATACGGCTTGTGGCGCTAACCAAGTGGTCATTGGTACTGGGAAAGAAACCAATAACATCACGTAACCCACCATTGCTGGGTTAAATGGATTCTGGCCCAAGCCACCATACAATTGCTTGGCAATGACGATGGCAAATGCTGTAGCCAGCACAGTCATCCACCAAGGAAGTAATGGCGGGATCGCAACCGCAATTAAGGCTGCCGTCAGCAGGGCGCTGCTATCGCGCAAGGAAGGTAAAAGGGCATAACCGCGCAGGCGTAAAATAGCCGCTTCTGCGATTAGAGCAGTAACGCAGGTCAAGACAAGTTGCAGTAATACACCCCAACCAAACAAATACAATTGAGCGCCAATCGCTGGCACTAAGGCCAGTAATGTCAGTCGCATCACGCTGCTGGTGCTTTTCTGGCTATGACCATGTGGTGAGATAGCAATGGCAAATGACATGATGATTATCCCTGTGTTTCAGTGTTACTGGCAGAGTCAGCCTCAGCCTGTGCTTTTTTCGCCTTAGCCCGTGCAATTGCAGCAGTGACAGCCGCTTTTCTGGCGGCATCGGGGTCAACCACTTCGGTGACTTGTTCCACGTCTGCGACAGGAACAGCTGGCTGTTCAGTTTGCGCTTTTTTAGCTTTTGCTCTGGCAATCGCTGCAGCCACAGCTGCTTTTCTGGCAGCTTCCGGGTCAACTGATGCTACGGGTTCTTGCTCTGCATTTATCGCTGAGCTATCTGGCGTGTTACCGACCAACTCGGCTTTTCGTGCTTTCGCTCTTGCCAGTGCCGCAGCGACAGCCGCTTTACGGGCATCGTCGCTGCTTGCAACTGCTGGGTCAGTATTTCCGCTTGCAGCTTGTTGTGCTTTTTCTGCCTGATGTTGACGAGCCTGCTCTTTTCGCGCTTCGCGTTCAGCCTGAAGATCCCCACTAGCGCCAGCTTTGTTTTGCTGTGCTTTAATGCGCAAGATGGCTGCTGCTACTGGGTCTCTGTCACTGGAAACTACTGGGCGAGCTGGTGCAGGTGCTCGCGCTTCACGCGCTAATTTTTCCTCTTCCAAGCGTTGTTTTTTCGCTTCAAAGCGCAATTTCGCGCGTTCGGCTTGCGCTGCTTCTTCGCGCAGATGTTCGATTTCTGCTTTTTCCTGACGATAGTAATGCACCAGTGGAATGTTGCTTGGGCAGACCCACGCACAGGCGCCGCATTCAATACAGTCTGACAGATTATATTTTTCAGCGTTTTCGTGATCACCGGCTCGGCTGTACCAATAGAGCTGCTGTGGCAGTAATTTCACCGGACACACATCGGCACATTTTGCGCAACGAATACAATTCACTTCATCATCGCGCGGTGGTAATTCAGACACACTGGGTGCCAAAAGGCAGTTGGTAATTTTTACCACCGGTACATCAGCATGGGGCAAGGTAAAGCCCATCATGGAGCCACCCATGATGACGCGCTGACGAGGTTCAGGAGTCAGTGAAAATTGTGTCAGTAGCCAGCGAACAGATGAACCTAAACGAACCCAGGCATTGCCGGGTTTCTTAAATTGGGAGCCTGTGAGTGTCACGACACGGCGGAGCAACGGTTCATCTTCGATAATTGCTTGCCGGATAGCGTAGGTTGTACCAACGTTCACCATCACTACACCCATCGACAATGAACGTCCGCGGGCTGGTACTTGTTTACCAGTCAGGATCTCGATCAGTTGACGCGCACTGCCAGACGGATATTTGGTCGGTATCACACGCACGATGACATCGTCAGGCAACGAGTGTAATAAAAAGGCGGCGATCGCTTCTGGTTTGTTATCTTCAATCGCGATGATCGTAATAGTCGGGCGTAAGATGTGTTTAATGATCTCAACGCCTTCAAGGATCTCCCGTGCATGCTCGCGCATCAGACGATCATCGGCGGTTATGTAAGGCTCGCATTCCGCCCCGTTGATGATGACGATCTCTGCCTTCTCACGGGCTACACTTAATTTGGCATAAGTCGGGAATCCTGCACCGCCCAAACCAGCAATCCCTGCCTGACGAATACGGTCGAATAGTTGAATCGCATCATAACGGCGAAAATCTTGCCAAGGTTCACGCTCACGCCATTGGTCTAGCCCATCGGGTTTGATGTGAATACATGGTTCACTTAAACCTGATGGATGCGCCACCGTATGTAATTCAATCGAGGTGATGACACCCGAACTGCTGGCATGTACCGGCACTTCCATCGGGTGATCGCTGGCGGTTAACTGCTGACCAGTTAAAACCTGGTCGCCGACTTTGACCAATAAGCGCCCGATACGGCCACTGTGTTGTTTGATTGGAATAACCAGAAACGGGGGGATACCGGCATTAACTAACGGAACTTCACTGGATTCAAGTTTATGTTCATCGGGATGTAAACCACCGTGGAAGTCCCAGATCTTTCCTTTACGGATTTTACTGATGATATTCAGAATACTCATTGCACCATTCTCACTGGAATTGTTTCAACATCCCACTTCCAGCGATCCGGCGTGGCAGGTAATTCGATCATTTCGATGCAGTCAGTTGGGCAGGGGTCAACGCACAGATCACAACCGGTACATTCGCTGCGCAGGATGGTATGCATCTGTTTAGGCGCACCAATGATGGCGTCTACCGGACATGCTTGAATACACTTAGTACAACCAATGCACAGATTCTCATGGATAAAAGCTACGCGTTTCGGTGGGCTTAAAAGTAATTCGTTATCATCTGATGGCGGCTCGACCCCCATCAAATCGGCAATTTTTTGGATTGTCTGCGAACCGCCAGGCACACATTTATTGATGCTGTCGCCCTTCGCGATAGCTTGAGCGTATGGGCGGCACCCTGGGTAGCCGCATTGACCACATTGTGTTTGCGGTAAAATGGCATCCAATTGATCAACGATCGGATCTGATTGCACTTTGAATCGGATAGCGGCATAACCCAGCAGCAAGCCGAAAAGCAGCGCTAAACCGGTAAAAATAATGATGATGAATAAAATCTGATTCATGATATTAGAGCTTTATTAAGCCAGTGAAACCGAGGAAAGCCAGCGACATCAACCCTGCGGTCACCATGCCAATTGCCACACCTTGAAAAGGTACTGGTACATCACCGGCCGCGATACGTTCCCGCAGACTGGCGAACAAAACCAACACCAGCATGAAACCCATACCACCACCAAAGCCGTACACCACACTTTGCATAAAGTTGTGTTGCAGATTGATGTTCAGCAGTGCCAAACCCAGCACGATACAGTTAGTGGTGATCAGCGGCAGATAGATACCCAGCACGCGATAAAGGTCAGGTGCACTTTTTTTAATGACCATCTCAGTAAATTGCACAACCACCGCGATGACCAATATGAACGCCAATGTGCTGAGTGATGTGGCACCCAGTGGTGTCAAAATGTAGTGGTCAACCAGATAACAAAAAGCCGATGTCAGCGTTAAGACAAACGCAGTGGCGACACCCATACCAATGGCGGGTTCAATTTTTTTCGACACGCCCATAAACGGGCAGAGACCAAGAAATTTAACTAATACGAAGTTATTGACCAGTACAGTACTGACCAGAAGTAACAGGTATTCGGACATAATTCATACCTCAGCTTGCAAGCGCGCACATTATCTTAGTATGCCGAATGCTTAACAACCCTTAATCACAAGGGTTTCTGGCTATTAGTACGTTGAATGGCTAGACTTTGCTCTCTTTAGCCCCGTATCCAGGAGGTAATTTTGGGCGGCTTATCGATGCTGGCACTTACTTTTGCCATGCTGCTTTGGTCCAGTGCATTCATCTCATTGAAATATCTGCTGGATTACTTTCATCCGACACAGATTGTTTTCATCCGTATGTTGATTGCCAGTGGCTGTTTTTTGCTTTTTGGTAAGAAGCTTTTACAGTTTCGTTATGAAGCTGGCGATTGGCGTTGGCTCGTTGTTATGGGCATTGCAGAGCCATGCCTCTATTTTTTACTTGAAACGTCAGCCTTGCAATACACTACGGCAGGCCAAGCTGGGGTGGTCACGGCAACTTTACCGTTATTGGCATCTGTCGCCGCATTTATCATGCTCAAAGAGCGAATTGGTAAGACGCAAATTATCGGTTTTATTATTGCGATTCTTGGCTGCTCAGGGTTAAGTATGGCGGCTCAAAATGGTGAACAGGCAAGTAATCCTCTGTTGGGAAATTCATTAGAGTTCTTAGCCATGATTTGCGGGGCGATTTATTCAACCTCGATCCGTAAACTATCGACGCGTTATTCTGCGCTGGTGCTGACCTCATTTCAGGCGTTTGTCGGCGCTATTTTCTTTGGCCCGCTCGCTTTGCAACATGATATGCCGGCCAATGTTCCATTGTTTCAGTGGGGAAACTTCGTCTATTTAGCCACGATTGTCACCATTGGTGCTTATTGGTTGTATAACTGGGCCATCAGTCGGGTGCCGGTGTCATTAGCCACGGCCTATATTAATTTAATTCCAGTGTTTACCTTGTTATTGGCATTTTGGTTATTAAATGAACGGCTGAATTTCTGGCAATGTCTGGCTTGTGCTGCCGTGTTTGTTGGCGTGATAATCAGTCAGTTACCGGAAAAAGAAGTGATAACAGCAGAAGAACAAACATCCGCTTAATTGCTAAGCGATGAGTCAACAGTTTAAAGGGGAAGCGTGTTCTTCCCCTTATTGTGCGAGCGTTTACTCGAAATGAGAGAGTACGCGCGCGAAATCCAGAATATCCATTTCTACGCCACTTAGCGTTTCATCCCATTCCACACCAATCAAGACACCGTCAGCATTCAGATCGCTAACCCATTCCTCAAAAAATTCATCCAATGGGATTGCGGTTGGTTGATATTCTTTCCATTCATCACAGCACAACAGTTTCGCTGCACGTTCAGATGACCATAAAGGTAAGACATCAACCGCTTCATCGTCTTGAGAGTCGCAAACCACCCATTCATCTTCAAACTGCAGCCCCCACAAAACACCGTTATCTTTGACTTCGGTGATGAAATTTTCCGGGATGTGCTGTTCGATGTGATCTGTCATATTAAGTAGTCCAATTTGAGTGGATGAATACAGTTTTGTGTATTGTAGCGGAAAAATCAGATTTCGGTATTTTGTGTCTTCTTAATCAAATCGCGGTTGGTCATAAATACGCGAAAATCAAATTCTAACTGATGATATGCCGGTTCCATATAAGTGCAAAACTGATAGAACGCTTTATCGTGTTGTGTTTCTTTCAGGTGTGCTAATTCATGCACAGTTATCATGCGTAAAAATTCTGGCGGCGCATCCCGGAAAACACTGGCAATAATGATGTCATGTTTGCGTTTTATTTTACTGCCTTGCAGCTGCGCTTTGCGTACATTTAAACCCAGCGCATGATGCACGACCGATAGTTTACTGTCATAACGGACTTTACTAATGGCGGAAACATTACGCATATAACGATTTTTGAGTTCGGCAACATAATCGAATAGCGCGGTATCACTTTGGATATCGTGTCGCTCTGGATAGCGTTTCGCTAACCAATCACCTAATTGTTGCTTCGTGATCAATTGCCGGACTTGTTGCAGTAACTGCTCTGGATAACCATTCAGATACATTAAATCAGACATGGTTTTTACTCTGCAGACGACTCTTTTTTAATCCAGGGAGAACTTTGGGTTAACACATATAAATCTTCTACTTTAGCGCGTGCCCAAGGTGTCCGACGTAAAAATTTGAGACTCGATTTAACACTTGGCTCATTTTGAAAACAGTTGATATCGATGCGCTGACCGAGCTCATCCCAGCCATAGTGAGCAACCAGCGCTGTGACGATATGTTCCAGTGTCACGCCATGCAGCGGATCTTTGGATTGAAATTGGGACATATTGATTCATTTTCTGTCATATAAAAATAAGCCGATAGAGTAGGAGATGAAAGCTGAAATAGCAAATCCGCAAGGATAGAAATAGCCGGTGATCTGTGTGATGATGATCACTTTCCCACTTCTAGCATAATTATCATGGAATTAGAGATTTCAACGCTTTTCCTTCTGGCTTTTTGCGGTATTGCAGCAGGGTTCATTGATTCAATCGCGGGTGGTGGTGGATTATTGACTGTGCCTGCCTTACTGAGTGTGGGGATCTCGCCCGCTCAAGCGCTGGCAACCAATAAGTTACAAAGTAGCTTTGGCAGTTTTTCCGCGACATTTTATTTTTTACGCCGCGGCTATATTGATCTGAAACTGATCAGAAACGGCATCTTTTTTACCTTTATTGGTAGCGCGCTGGGCACCTTGCTGGTTCAGCAAATTGATCCGTCGGCATTAAAACAAGCCATTCCATTTATGCTGATCGGTTTTGCGCTGTATTTCATGTTTTCGCCGCGTATTGGCGAAGAAGATCGCCAACAGCGGATCAATTTTTCACTATTTAGTTTGTTAGTCGGGTTGGGTGTGGGGTTTTATGACGGCTTTTTTGGCCCGGGAACCGGCTCATTTTTTGCCATCGCCTTTGTCTCGCTTGCTGGTTTTAATCTTTCTAAAGCAACAGCCTATAGCAAGTTACTGAATTTTACGTCAAATGTGGCTTCACTCATTTTCTTTATGCTGGGTGGAAAAATCCTCTGGCAAGTGGGCATTGTGATGGGTGTTGGCCAGTTTATCGGTGCGCGATTAGGCTCAAAAATGGTGGTGAGTAAGGGAAGCAAAATCATTCGCCCATTGTTGGTGACTATGTCATTGGTGATGTCTGCTCGTTTACTTTGGCAACATTATGCAGGCTGATTTTTAGTCATCATATTGTCATTTTCCACAGGCACTCTTAACTGGTAATCCCAACAAAATAACCAAAGAGAGTGCCGATGAAATTACGCCGTAAAAAAATTAAGCAACGTCATATGTGGTTCAGTTTATGGCAACATGAATCCTCACCAGCCAATCAAGCAAATTTGACGCCAGTCAAGGTCAGCGAACGATAAATACGGTTGTTCTTGCAGAACAGACGGCGGCTTTGCTATCAGTTTGTTATAGTTAAAAATAAACGCTGGTAATGCCTTATGTTTCTGGAACACATTGAAATAACAGGATTCCGTGGCATCTCCAGGCTATCAGTCAAGCTGGGGCAAATTACCGCGTTGATCGGGGAAAACGCCTGGGGTAAAAGCAGCCTATTAAGAGCATTATGGAGTCTGCTTGGTCATGATGAACTACCTTATCAATTTGTAGCTGACGATTTCTACCGAGCGCCCTGTG
This window contains:
- the nth gene encoding endonuclease III — encoded protein: MNKDKRRQILERLRETNPHPTTELEYSSPFELLVSVILSAQATDVSVNKAMAKLYPVANTPQAILNLGVDGLKDYIKTIGLYNAKAENIIKTCGMLLEKHNGEVPEDRAALEALPGVGRKTANVVLNTAFGWPTIAVDTHIFRVANRTGFAPGKDVNEVEAKLLKHVPAEFKLDVHHWLILHGRYTCIARKPRCGSCLIEDLCEYIDKTE
- the rsxD gene encoding electron transport complex subunit RsxD produces the protein MSFAIAISPHGHSQKSTSSVMRLTLLALVPAIGAQLYLFGWGVLLQLVLTCVTALIAEAAILRLRGYALLPSLRDSSALLTAALIAVAIPPLLPWWMTVLATAFAIVIAKQLYGGLGQNPFNPAMVGYVMLLVSFPVPMTTWLAPQAVSAQQLTVANTAAVIFQGKTNEGLNSYQLKMLVDGTTMATPLDHMKTETQRGHSVESAIALPHFSAISHDGWRWINLSFLAGGVMLFAFRLIPWQTPFAMLGTLAACSAVAHYLSPAHFVMPEIELLSGATMLGAFFIVTDPVTSSTTSRGRLIFGALVGGLVFLIRHFGGYPDGVAFSVLLCNILVPLIDKYSQSRVYGH
- the rsxG gene encoding electron transport complex subunit RsxG, with product MLKSMQKNGLRLSMFALACTGLIVATDYSTHEAIVAQQQSMQQKILGKMLPADSYDNALANDCRLLTNPYLGNAKPHPVYIARKGNTVSGYIVESVAPDGYSGSIRLLTGVSVNGEVQRVEVLEHHETPGLGDKIDRNKGNWLDSFTHKKLQNETDSSWAVKKDGGQFDSFTGATITPRAVVKQLKNVLLLVQHPELIEQAPACKAE
- the uraA gene encoding uracil permease, which codes for MRTQIIQVDERPPLLQAIPLSLQHLFAMFGASVLVPMLFKIDPGTVLLFNGIGTLIYLALCQGKVPAYLGSSFAFLSPVFAVMSSASYNAALGGFIASGLIFITVALIIKAFGHRWIEVVFPPAAMGAIVAIIGLELAPVAADMAGLTAKTLDANTVTVSMFTFGVVVFGSVLFRGFLGVIPILIAIVAGYLLALSMGMVKFDAVNTAAVFSMPTFYAPELNWGAIITVIPAAFVVIAEHIGHFIVTEKIIGKNLRKDPGMHRSLMGDGVSTTLSGFFGSVPTTTYGENIGVMAITRVYSVWVIGGAAVISIAMAFMGKFTAVIGSIPVPVMGGVSLLLFGVIAASGVRMLVESKVDYSKPKNLILTSIVLTVGLSGAHVEVGTVSLKGMALATLLAIVVSLLFGLFEKLGLMSTQDIIEP
- a CDS encoding electron transport complex subunit E; amino-acid sequence: MEHSPKGCHDLAPKSADNENSFYSIAKQGLWKNNPTLVQVLGLCPTMAITTSAANAVGMGLATMIIMAMSNLFISIFRRWIPTEIRIPVYVLLIAALVTCLQLVMNAYTFALYQSLGIFIALIVTNCLVVGRAEAFANQNPPLSSAFDGFMMGMGFTFSLTVLGCVREILGQGTLFSGADVLFGSWAAGLKIDVYHSDNTFLLAILPPGAFLVLGFMIALKNVINARFARKKVTAKVQIERVRVTTF
- the gloA gene encoding lactoylglutathione lyase, coding for MRLLHTMLRVGNLQRSIEFYTSVLGMKLLRQSDNTEYKYSLAFVGYGEESEQAVIELTYNWGVESYELGTAFGHLALEAEDIYATCEALRAAGAKITREPGPVKGGTTVIAFVEDPDGYKIELISKKDAGKGLGN
- a CDS encoding OmpA family protein, with the translated sequence MKYWIGILGSLFIPISQAGVLEYGASLDQSVWKMTTDTPLECRLEHIIPGWGKGAFVSHAGKNTNMDFELKPLRPQARIQTVTVRSMPPSWHPGVAESGISRVKFYKQFDGLVNGQAAWTMLDELEGGYTPSFLFRDWYHQNQPITVSVSAVGFRSTYQNFLGCMQSLLPYTFEDIAFTILNYEKNSDELTPYSKRRLAMISDYLKADPQIDLALVDAYTDSMGSKWPNQQLSEKRANSVKKFFTGLGVDEKRVKIEGHGEKQHVATNETERGREVNRRVVISMQRWTPPEFNMEKTASR
- the rnt gene encoding ribonuclease T, with translation MCLKERFRGYYPVVIDVETAGFNPKTDALLEIAATTLQMDQDGWLTLDQTVHFHVDPFEGANIEKAAIDFNGIDPFNPLRGAVSEYDALHEIFKVIRKGMKAAGCNRAIVVAHNAAFDHNFLMAASERASLKRNPFHPFATFDTATLAGLALGQTVLAKACQTAAIPFDNSEAHSALYDTERTAELFCHIVNKWKSLGGWPLADTE